In Pseudonocardia autotrophica, one DNA window encodes the following:
- a CDS encoding ISL3 family transposase, with protein MSALVPQLASVVVERVERLAGGVRITATNGGEQGRCPRCGTASTRVHSRYQRQIADTPISGTPVVIELGVRRFFCDQPGCPKRTFAEQIPELTSRYARRTPGFARMLAQVGLALAGRAGARLGAHLGMTTSRSTLLRLVARLPDPPAGEVAVLGVDDFAFRRGHVYGTVLIDVDTHRPVDLLPDREADTFADWLREHPGVQVVCRDRAGAYAEGARVGAPEAVQVADRWHLWHNLAEYVERTTARHRGCWSPHPAESHEPRPPDGPADREVGLSPQLFAEQAALARREDTALARRTRDRYAAVQALREQGKGIKTIMRELGLAKETVRRFARAAGVEELLATARDGRASVLDEFKPYLNHRFNAGHTNGSQLFAEIREQGYRGSLGTVLGYLRPFRAHAAAPPAVPPPPTVRAVTGTLLRHPDTLDANDQLTIKEVRARCPHLDAVADHVSAFAEMMTGRHGERLDTWIAQVEADDLPDLHRFTNGLRRDHDAVLNGLSMPHSSGAVEGTVNRIKMIKRQMYGRAGFDLLRKRVLLAV; from the coding sequence TTGTCGGCGTTGGTCCCGCAGCTGGCCAGCGTGGTCGTCGAGCGGGTCGAGCGGCTGGCGGGCGGGGTGCGGATCACCGCAACCAACGGCGGGGAACAGGGACGCTGCCCCAGGTGCGGGACGGCATCCACGCGGGTGCACAGTCGCTACCAGCGGCAGATCGCCGACACGCCGATCAGCGGCACCCCGGTGGTGATCGAGCTCGGGGTACGGCGGTTCTTCTGTGATCAACCAGGGTGCCCGAAGCGAACCTTTGCCGAGCAGATCCCGGAGCTGACCTCGCGGTATGCCCGTCGCACCCCCGGATTCGCGCGGATGCTTGCGCAGGTGGGGTTGGCGCTGGCCGGGCGCGCCGGGGCCCGGCTGGGCGCGCATCTAGGCATGACGACCAGCCGCAGCACCCTGTTGCGGCTGGTGGCGCGGTTGCCGGACCCACCGGCGGGCGAGGTGGCGGTGCTCGGTGTCGATGACTTCGCGTTCCGGCGCGGGCACGTATACGGCACGGTGCTGATCGATGTGGACACCCACCGCCCGGTGGATCTGCTGCCCGACCGGGAGGCCGACACGTTCGCCGACTGGCTGCGCGAGCACCCCGGCGTGCAGGTGGTCTGCCGCGACCGGGCCGGCGCCTACGCCGAGGGCGCCCGGGTCGGGGCCCCGGAGGCGGTGCAGGTGGCGGACCGGTGGCACTTGTGGCACAACCTCGCCGAGTACGTGGAGCGCACCACCGCGCGGCACCGCGGCTGCTGGTCGCCCCACCCAGCCGAGTCGCACGAGCCGAGGCCACCGGACGGTCCGGCCGACCGCGAGGTCGGGCTCTCACCGCAGCTGTTCGCCGAGCAGGCCGCCCTGGCGCGTCGCGAGGACACCGCCCTGGCCCGCCGGACCCGGGACCGCTACGCCGCGGTGCAGGCCCTGCGCGAGCAGGGCAAGGGCATCAAGACCATCATGCGCGAGCTCGGGCTGGCCAAGGAGACGGTGCGCCGCTTCGCCCGCGCCGCGGGCGTGGAGGAACTGCTGGCCACCGCCCGCGACGGGCGAGCCAGCGTGCTCGATGAGTTCAAGCCCTACCTGAACCACCGGTTCAACGCCGGGCACACCAACGGCAGCCAGCTGTTCGCCGAGATCCGCGAGCAGGGCTACCGCGGCAGCCTGGGCACCGTGCTGGGCTACCTGCGCCCGTTCCGCGCCCACGCCGCCGCTCCGCCCGCGGTGCCGCCGCCCCCGACGGTCCGGGCGGTGACCGGCACACTCCTGCGCCATCCCGACACCCTGGACGCAAACGACCAGCTCACGATCAAGGAGGTGCGGGCGCGTTGCCCGCACCTGGACGCCGTCGCCGACCACGTCAGCGCGTTCGCCGAGATGATGACCGGCCGCCACGGCGAGCGCCTGGACACCTGGATCGCCCAGGTCGAGGCCGACGACCTGCCCGACCTGCACCGTTTCACCAACGGCCTGCGCCGCGACCACGACGCCGTGCTCAACGGCCTGAGCATGCCGCACAGCTCCGGCGCCGTGGAAGGCACGGTGAACCGCATCAAGATGATCAAACGTCAGATGTATGGCAGGGCCGGCTTCGATCTGCTCCGCAAACGAGTCCTACTCGCAGTCTGA